GTATCGGCGCCAACGTGAAGATCCAGAACAACGTGTCCATCTACGAAGGTGTGACGCTCGAAGATGACGTGTTCTGTGGACCGTCGATGGTGTTCACCAATGTCATCAATCCACGCAGCCATGTGTCGAGGAAGAACGAATACCGCGCAACTCTCGTGAAGCGCGGTTCGTCCATCGGAGCCAACGCAACGATCATCTGCGGCTCGACCCTGGGTGAGTTCTGTTTCATTGGCGCGGGAGCGGTCGTGTCGAAGGATGTTCCGGCGTACGCGCTGATGGTCGGCGTGCCGGCGCGCCGGGTGGGCTGGGTGTGCGAGTGCGGTGAGAAGCTTCCCGCTGGAGATGCGCCCGGGTGCGAAGCATGCGGCAAGCAATATGTGAATCACGGCAACTCCATTGCTCGTGTCTGAGAAGTTTCGCGTAGCGCTGGTCGGATGCGGACGCATCGCGAAGAATCATTTCGACGCGATAGCGCGCGTCGACGGGCTGGATCTCGTCGCGGTCGCCGACGTGGTTCCGTCGCGCGCCGAAGCCGCGGCGACTGCGAATGGCGTTCCTGCCTTCGCGTCACTCGCGGAAATGCTGGCGGGGGTAGAGTGCGACGTCGTTACCGTTGCGACGCCGTCCGGATTGCATCCCGTGCACGGAATCGAAGCCGCGCGCGCGGGGAAGCACGTGGTGAGCGAGAAGCCGATGGCCATCTCACTGGCCGGTGCAGACTCGTTGATCGATGCGTGCTCCGAAGCCGGTGTGAGGCTGTTCGTGGTGAAGCAGAACCGGTTGAACCCGGCGATCCAGCTCGTGAAGCGTGCAGTGGAGAAGGGCCGCTTCGGACGGATCCATTCCGCCAACTGCACCGTCCGTTGGGCACGGCCTCAGGAGTACTATGACCAGGCTCCGTGGCGCGGTACGTGGGCCATGGACGGCGGTGCGTTCATGAACCAGGCCTCGCACTACGTGGACCTGATTCAGTGGCTTGCAGGGCCGGTCGAGAGCGTTGCAGCGATGACCGCCACGCAGGAGCGGAAGATCGAAGCCGAGGACTCCGGAGCGGCCGTGCTGCGGTTCCAGAACGGCGCGATCGGCGTGCTTGACGTGACGATGCTGACCTATCCAAAGAACCTGGAAGGCTCGCTCACCATCCTTGGCGACCGCGGCTCCGTGAAGATCGGCGGCACAGCCGTCAACCGGGTCGATACGTGGCTGTTCGAGGACTACGACGACGACGACAAGCTGATCGAATCAGCGGCTACCACGCCCCCGACAGTTTACGGGTTCGGCCACCAAGG
The window above is part of the Gemmatimonadota bacterium genome. Proteins encoded here:
- a CDS encoding acyltransferase, which codes for MSDDVFIHESAFVDEGAQIGAGTRVWHFCHILGGAVIGERCSLGQNVVVMNGTRIGANVKIQNNVSIYEGVTLEDDVFCGPSMVFTNVINPRSHVSRKNEYRATLVKRGSSIGANATIICGSTLGEFCFIGAGAVVSKDVPAYALMVGVPARRVGWVCECGEKLPAGDAPGCEACGKQYVNHGNSIARV
- a CDS encoding Gfo/Idh/MocA family oxidoreductase: MSEKFRVALVGCGRIAKNHFDAIARVDGLDLVAVADVVPSRAEAAATANGVPAFASLAEMLAGVECDVVTVATPSGLHPVHGIEAARAGKHVVSEKPMAISLAGADSLIDACSEAGVRLFVVKQNRLNPAIQLVKRAVEKGRFGRIHSANCTVRWARPQEYYDQAPWRGTWAMDGGAFMNQASHYVDLIQWLAGPVESVAAMTATQERKIEAEDSGAAVLRFQNGAIGVLDVTMLTYPKNLEGSLTILGDRGSVKIGGTAVNRVDTWLFEDYDDDDKLIESAATTPPTVYGFGHQGYYRNVLRVLRGEAVPDTDGREGRKSLEIILAIYESARTGKVVSL